Genomic segment of Nilaparvata lugens isolate BPH chromosome 6, ASM1435652v1, whole genome shotgun sequence:
GTTAACGTCTTTGATGTACGCATAGCACCATTTGGCTGTTACACGATTAAGAGGGAGAATGTGAAAAGTGTAAGATCTCTGTATTatcattagaataataaaaCTAGTATTACATTTTCATAAgagttaattattataatgtaatattacattttctcgcttaaaatcgaatcttcaattcgatatttcaaaatattaaaaacttgatagcaaatatcagtgtaatcgatatgcggactaAACTTTCACCAGGAATTTATCAGATACATTTGTGTTGAACATCCTACTGTAATAAAGTTATATTTCTGAATTAACAGATAATTCTGAACAACATAGAAggtgaataaatttaaaataactttaaaaataaagttttattgagtataataaatgaaatttgtagagttgtattctttatttgtgAGGTTGGCATTGATGATGTTTTTAAGGTGTATCCTTTGGGAAAGCAAGCTAAAGAGGCcacaaacttttgtgttaaaatgctataagatttatatcattcttagctcctaccatacttgtttcatttgatatttctactacttcctcttgaatttttacatttgaaacattttcacttacagctacactattgtttgagtcattgtttaaagttaggtctaaatcttgaTATTCCTCAactacattttgaatattttcactggatgaaatttcattatttttactgttctccatcttgctactgcgtgaaaaatatttactcattagaacctgaactCTCTCGAACCAATacccactcagcagcatctcccattcacaatctatcaaaatattctatactactaataattttttataaccagggatatattttgtagtttgagtcccacatcAGGGTGTACCATTTGTCGAGCTACCAATTTTATCCTAATAAGGTGGATAGCTTTcacctatcacctaaggaaagtCATTGGTTCCAAATAAGCTAATATCTTGATACTAGtcatcaggctcgctttgcttgccatatccgtctagtcagggggctccaccccctggacccccgactggatcgtccaaaaatgagatcagcgggctcgcttcgctcacctgcatgtagacctcagcagaacctctgtaccgaattctggacccccgactggattgtccaaaaatgagatcagcgggctcgctttgcttgcctgcatgtagacctcaatggaacctctgtaccaaatttgatcttgaaaaacacctgttactatattgGCATATCTTTGgtgaacaaaattcttccacctgtgtactgaatttttcttaatatatttccatcaattattgaaaaaggtgaggagatgcagaaaagctgaaaaaatgctaattttgggtgtatctttggcattatttcaaattccttctaacacaacattattgcaccccagctgagcttctgtagtaaatttaaacattttctgtttatttgtccTCGATAAAGCTGAGGAAATGCTAAAAAATGTAGATTTTGggcatatttttgaaaatttttccaaatccgttcttattgcacctctaaagggccaactgaacacacctaccaaatttgaaaggttatgtcatatttttatcatatgttaggacgatccagtcggggtccagactaaacgtctggctgaacggatatggcaagtgaagcgagcctgacggcaagtaatataatattcccagcaatagctctgattgaagtagcagtacccaataaatttttccgtgATAAATCAGTACCTATtgaggaggtactggataaatttgtgtttaggaggtcctggataaatgcttttcaatcttcaacttggtgccaacctaacaaagtcaactcaacttaatgccaacctcacaaaatttttaatttagttaccagaacaactgtttcaaagaggtactctctctagattttagttctatattaacatatggtatggtcatttcaattataattttaagatattggaataagaagaatatacatgctaaaagaactttaaaccctttaaaaccacccttaaagttgaaatatcgccaaaagatttcttagtgcgcctctagagggccaactgaacatacctaccaaatttgaacgtttttggtctggtagattttcagttctgcgagtgagtgagtgagtcagtcagtcagtgagtgagtgccatttcgcttttatatatatatatatatatatatatattatatatatatatattatatatatatatatcatgaatggatctaatgcttatgaataagaaattcagttcagagcaaatcaacttataattttcataatacttGGGCaattcacaacaaaaatttactgaacaAAACCATTTGatacttaaacagaaaattctTACAAGctaaaaaatcttgaaatctaCAACACAAGTGaatgccatgaagagtgttaagaacatttggttGATTTTCGAACTGGTGTGACTCATAATTGGATTGCCGATGCCAATGCTATGCCAATGCTTACGCCAATgcctacgccaatgtcaacgccaatgaCTATGCCTATTGCTGACTACACAACTCAAGCTTCtgcactactacattacctggaggtaattgccatccatgtccAAGTTCGCAACTTTAAACTTAAATAACAGTCACTGCATCATGAGAGAAACTTATTCAAAACAAAagatcctcacctaaattaatcctgtatgctgaactctaaaccttgaaagctgaaaatatcaaaaaaacaAACCCTACCAGACCTAagttaatcctcacctaaattaatcctgtatgcagtgtctatctcttttccaaagaaaacaaaaacaagttacattgtcatttcaagcctgaaatgtacactGTATGTATAATACGCAATTTACAATTTACGTGACTTTGAGTGAGCTTGGCATGCACCCggctactacaagcatgaggcaatgctaacagatgtcacctgtatcaaGCTTGGTAtacatcagtcgactacaagcatgaggccaTGCTAATAGATGTCTTGTGTATcaagatcagcccaacactacgtgtattcagatcagcccaacacttaactgaaattcatactgagtgccttaacggactgttttcaaaattcacattgataaaaaatcaaccGTGTCAACAGTGAAAGTAatggacattttttaatttattgcaattttataagaaaattaaatgtaataattcatcaattcataaaaatttttttttgttcaacatactAAGTTTTTATGCAATAACATTTTAATCCTCTATCTACTAGACTTATGTGAAATTTCAATAACTATtctttaaatatattaaatctTCTGTTGAGATAATTCCCTTGAATCAGAAAGTTGAATAAaagataattttgatattctatactttgaaatattgtttgtaaatatataacaaatgctattgatgaatttttataacaattttcaatattatagatgACTTGTACGGTAATGTTTTTGTGGAAGAAATTGTTCCTGTttttaaatctgagaaaaacttcaatttcaaatattacaatgtaatgttaatttttttaaaattctcaaACAGTAGAATTTTTTATGTcgagaggggggtatttgtaatattacattttcttgattaaaatcaaatattaaaaactttaatatcaaaatattaaaaacttgatagcaaatatTGGTGTAATCAATATGCGGACTAAACTTTCACTGGGAATTTATCAGATACATTATTTGTGTTGAACATCCTACTGTAATAAAGTTATATTTCTGAATTAACAGATAATTCTaaacaacataataataataataataataataaatcattttatttgtttcgacAATTATTGCCATACAAATGAGTTGAGTCATTTACACAtgaatatagataatttttgtatatataaatatttttttacatcaatattataacatgaTAAACCAATCATAATGCCACCAACCAAGTACAGAAAAGTAAGAATGACTAATAACAAAGATTGAAAACATGAATACCTCTATACATCTAACCTATAATATCTTAAGGCTGGCAGTGACTGATAACTATCGTAATTATCATGCTTATCTATCGGTGGTCGACACCATATTTTCTCTCTTGATAAGTGCTTTCACAGTATACTGATATACCTGTTTGATTTTCTCATCATTAAAGTTAGATAACAGTACCAtcaatttgtctacattttgaactacattatttacataagGTAAAATATACTGCAATCTAATACTTTCATATTCCGGACAGATCAATAGAAAATGTATTAACGATTCGAAATCTAAATCACAGGCAGGGCAAATTTTCTCTCCGTCAAGCTGATATCTCTGACCGTTTATGTGTAAGAATGTACTCGTGTTTGATACTCTGTACTGTGTCATACAACGAATCATTTTAATTGGCAGATCATACGTTAGCTGTTCTCCTAGTTGATATTCAGGattaaacaatttataaaagGAGAACTTTGCGAATTCTGAGCCAAGTATCTATCCTCATCCATTATTTTCATTACATATCTTTCAAGAATTCTCTCTCTACTATTATATAGTTCAATAGCATCAAATTCAATATCGTTCCTTAAATTTTGAAACTCCAACAAATCCATCTCTCTCTGAACAATAGATAACCAATTAGAACTGAAGTTGGTTTTCAACAGTAGGCGATAACAAATGAAAGGGTATCTGGACTCTGGCATGTTCGCAATTCTTATCAGCCAAGATAGACATCTTTTGAGGATATGAAATTTGAGCCTTGGTCTATTCGCCTCCAATCTAACACACCAACTCGGCGTCGTACGCACCAGCAAGAGCAAGCGCTTCAAAAAGAACAACTGAACAGCTTCCACAGCTTGCTCACAACCGAAACCCCACACTTCACACCCGTACAAACTCGATGGTATGATAACCATatctaataatttcattttcccCTCCCATTTCTCAGACCTCACCTTGGATAAAATGTTGACAGccaatattgattcaattttaccTCTATTAATTGAGCGTTTGCACATCTCTGTATATTTACCTGAGGATTGGAATATTActcctaaataattataatttttacaaatttctattttttcctcACCAATCACGAAATCTCTATGGCTATTGCTCAATCGACCCTTATGGAATGGCAAAACTTTGGTCTTAGCTGCATTGACCTTGAGTCCTATTTCTAAGCTGTACTGATAAAGACATTTGAGCTTATTTCTCACATCAGAAATGCTATCCGCCAAGATGACTATGTCGTCTGCATATTGTAACATTAGTACATCGTTGTCTCTATCAATGTGTAATCCATGCATTCCTTTATCTCTAAAGTAAGTTTCTATTGCCGATGTGTACAGAGAGAAGAGAAGTGGGCTGGCCGGGTCACCCTGCAAAACGCCTCTTGTCAGTGGGATAGGTTCGGATTGTAAACCATGCAACCTGTTCTCGATTACCAGTGAGAAGTTCGAGTACATATATTGAAAAACGCTAACTACTCTCCTACTTAATCCGAGTTCTCTCATTTTCTGAAATAGCCTGTTATGCGGGATAGAATCGAACGCAGActcataatcaataaaaattgcatacatctttctcttttttacTTCCATAAAATATTTGACTACTGAATCTAGAACGAAAATATTATCTAAGCATGACCTATTTTTCCGAAATCCCGATTGACTTTCCACCATGATCCCACTCTGATCTGCCCAAATTGCTAATCTATCTGTTAATATTCCAGTAAAAATTTTTAGAATACAATTCGCAATAGATAAGCCTCGGAAATTCCTAGGATCTTTTTTACAGCCTTTCTTATGCAATAGGAATATTTTCAGCTTTGCCCAATTCAAAGGAATTTTCCCAGTCTCCATGATCAAGTTGAACAGGCTTACTAACAGGTGTTTTCCTTCAGgtgccaaatatttgaaaaattcataggAAATCCCATCTAAACCTGGAGCACTCCCATTTTTCAAtctcttcaattttctttctaacTCAATCATTTCTATCGGTCTATCGAGAAAAGGATGCTTGACGTCGAAGAATATGTACTCAATAATTCTAAACAACATAAagggtaaataaattcaaaataactttaaaaataaagttttattgagtataataaatgaaatttgtagagttgtattctttattagtgAGGTTAGCATTGATGACGTTTTCAAGGTGTATCCTTTGAGAAAGCAAGCTAAAGAGGCCCCTCAGAAAAAATGGCTGCTGGCTGAAATAGAATCTTTTTTGTCCTGTTGAAATTTTTCTGTTAAAGTgaagtttaaaatgttttatttgagatctgaataattttattgtgttcTAAATTTGTGTTCAAAGTTTTGTGTAATTTTGAAAGCCTGTAGACAATGAATGAGCCAAATATGAAGAGATAAGTACTTTTTAGCATGTAagaattttctgtttaagtatAAAATGGTTTtgttcagtaaatttttgttgtaaattgTCCAAgtgttatgaaaattataagttgatttgctctgaactgaatttcttattcataagcatTAGATCCATTCATGATATATCAAGATATTGGCTTATTTGGAACTGATGACTTTCCTTAGGTGACAGGTGAAAGCTATCCACCCTATTAGGATAAAATTGGTAGGTcgccaataataatattatgagataTTTTATTggcaaaaataatagaaagtgataatattatgatttagGTAATTTTCACCATGGATAAAATCCGTCAGGGGGAGTTGGCtagaaatacaatattatattcagTATAAGAcagaagaatattaaaaatcagaaacacattataattatgagatataatatttattataaaagtgAATTTAGTGatgattttttaacaattttattcaGCTTTTACCATTGACAGCactttttctaatttttcgaTATTAGATATGTTGATTTTTAACTTCAAATATTAGTGAATGGAAtagagtataatataatattcatatgagTGAAATATTCATTGTATGGATAGTTTTgtaatgaaattataattattcttgcaatgaaattataattattcttgcAATAATACTATGTaaaagataaataattgaaaaaggtAACTCAACACTGTGCTTTTGTTTCAGGCTGTCTCTTATTGTTTGGCCTACATCATGTTCGTCGTGCAAGTTCATACTTTTCTcataaaataaaactattaccgtattgaaattaattctcaaaaatatagGCTATAGGTATTATTTTCTGTGTGCTACAGAATGTACAATGGAGCTGTAAGTGGTTTCATAGGAATAATTGCTAATATGGCAATTAATTGCTATACatagcaataattattattagtaggtTGAAAGTCCATtatactaaaatattaattaaaatattgatatttgaataaatgacaTAAATAGGaattctgtttttgtttttgaattagTTACTTCATTTTAACCAATTtcccaattttctttttattgacaatatttttagTGCGCTCATTGCAGTGGACCAAAAGAGAATACCATTTAGCTCTTCAGTGGATTTCCGTTTGTGAGTAAACTTCCTACATCTACGACAACAGGCATTGTTGTCTgatgacattcatattgtccaaatttaaaatgtgcaaaaacagctgatcaaataactctTTGTTATTTGTGTCTGTTATctaagaatcaaaacatttagaataatatcaaaatatttccattcaaaaatataaaccGAATCTCTTCCTTTAAAACATACCGTCAActggggtgactttgtcccacctcgcggaaaaatattcaagtcCGATTATCTCCCATCTCTATTATCCGAAATTGATGTTGAACATCGATAGCCGTGGCCCTAATCATTACCGAGGTTCTACAATCGATATATTGATAGCTTACTTGTAAAACctgattttcataatttcacaGGAGATACAAAAAACAGTTGCACATTTTTTTAGTGATAGCAAACTTAATTTTttctgatattattattaagacaTCATTAAGGTTACATTCTAcatcattaattttcattatattatcatttttcaatagttaTCAGACTTACAAGGTTTCACCCGAGCCTAGTGAAGACATACAAGGTTTTATGTAATGAGGAACAGCTATGTAcaaatgaatgattattattattaaattgagaaaaacaAACATAGAACACTTCTACTGGAGAACAAAGTAcgtagatataaaaatattttcaacaaagaATTCTTGACTTAATGCCGTAAGTTGTCATAAAAACTGTGATAGTCATTTGGAATCACTCTTTTCAAATCCTGTGATTAAATTTTCCAGGTTTGATTTTTAATGCGTTGGTATACAAAGGTACTGGCACTTTGAAGCGGTTTGActttctcaatcttttcctcaACATTGTCCATTCATCGTTGAAGTTCAATTTGTAATACACTTCTTTTTCTTTAGTGTACTTCAAAGCAGACAAATCACATACTGTAGAATCCCCAACTCTTTCACTAGGTCTTATCGAATTAATAATGCAAGATTTTGAGAAATCTTTAAAAAAAGTATGGTCAATATATTTCACAGTGTAAGGTCCTGGGTTCTTTCGCGCAGTTTTaacaatttcaatgtaattagCAGGTACATAAATGTCGTTGTTTCAgagtttcttttcaatttgagcGTGAATAGAATCACACCTCCATCTGAGTGTGCCCACGTTCGAGGTATTTTTGAACTATGGCGATCTGCTTTTTTTCGGCTAATATTAAAAGGCTGTTAGTCACATTCCTGTTCTGGTATCCACATCCGTCACTCCAGATGATCACTGTCTCACCTGGTGAAGGATTCAATTGTACATCAATATGATAAGCAATTAGGGATGCAAAAACATTTGAAGTGATGCCACCCTGTTCCTCATGCCACACATAACAAACGACTTCTTTGGTCTTATTGTTAAAAACTGTATAGTTATGGACGATAAGTTTAGTTTTATAGTATAGGGCTGAAGCTTTCAAAAATGGTGACAGCAGTACTGCTTGGAGATCGTCCATCAATACATGGTTCGAACTATTATTATCAGTTTTGTACCTTTCCTGCAGTAGTGACTTTCAAGTTTAGGTAGAGATTCCAAGAATTCTTTAAGAAAAGCACACTTCTCAAAATTTCTTTTGCAAACTATTTTGCTTTGATTCTTGGtttcaatgaaatttttttatgttgGTGAGTGGATCTTTGTTTGTTTCTTTTTTTAACCAATTCAAAACCACCCAGTCTGTGATGGAGTATGTGTTCAAAAACATCTTATTGCATACTCGTAATCTTCTACCatcaagtttcaaattataaaCTAATGACATTTCTCTACGTGAAACTTCATTCTGTTTGTTTTTCAAATCTTTGGTTGGTAAAGAGTTCACCATGTCTTGAATATGAGTTCTTCTTTGATCCCATCCAAACTCTTTCCAGAACTGATCAAATGGATTTTGTCTTTCTATTTCTTGGAACAAATTACAGTTGATTCTTCCACTTTTCATACTGAAAGAACAATTACAATGCTCTTCCATTTGTTTTGCTGGTGTAGGTACATCATAATGCCAACTTGCAGATACTTTTTTCACTCCATGGTATTCTTCTCCCCTTTTCCGCTTTCCTTGATTACTGAGTCGAATCCATCGAGATGTATTAGGTTTCTTTAGTCTTTTAGGCCCTATTGCATCTTCTTCATGTGGTTGGTCACTGGGTGTATGCTGGTCTAAACTGTTGGGTTCACTGATTTCCTCACAAACGAATTCTCCCTCATTGGTCTGATTAAAGGTGATCTGCTGCTCTAAATCAGTGAGTTGTATCACTTCCTCACAAATAAGTTCTCTTCCAAAGGTTTCGTTATTGACTGTGTGTTGATCTGAATCAAGAGTCTGAGTCACTTCTTCACAAAGTTGTTCTTCCATTGCAGTGGTAGATTCGACAAGTAATGATACAGTTTCATCAGCTACTTGAAGGaaatcatcatcagactgtaaaaaaaaaattatcagtaAAAAAATTTAGAATGATCCTTACAATCTCGATTTGTGTTGTCACTTAAGGTCTGGTGATTGACAATAGTTTTGAGGAGCCTTTGACAAGAAAAACTGAGCTCAGCTAATAAGAATTGAACAGTATGAAGTATAGAGAAGCAAATCATAGCAAAGAGCAAACATTCTAAAATTGATACTGTGATAGTAGTATGGAGGTCAAAACTTACAGTTACTTGTAAGAGacaatgtatttgaaaaaataatatgcaAGTTTTAATGCTTGGTTCAGTACTTACTGAGAATAATGAGTTAAGAATTACAAACGAAAGGTCTTGAAATACAAGTGAAGATTCCCAGTGAAAATATCCCCACCTCATACTTCTACAGTGTTGTAAAAGCATTATTGAAAGCttcaagagaaagagaagagtaGCTGAGCACCAGGATGTGGTGCAAGAGGCCAAGGTGCTTGATAGATTAGCACAAAGAAGAGTGTAGAAtggtatgataattattactttGACAAATCTGTGAAAAATTACCTCCATCCTATCAAAATCCATTTCTGAAAGTAGAGATTTATCAGTCAGAGCATTGTTTATTATTTCTGTGGAAGTTATGCTCTGATTTGAAACAATTGGAAACTGTTCATTTTCTGATATTGAGGATCCATGTTGCACAGCATTACTCATTatttcctcatcattatcactTGGGTTTGAATCCAATAGGCCATTTGTGCTTAAAACCTGAAACAAATTGatgataaaaatcattaatacaaaattattaccTACCGAtgtgataaattgaaattattattttcaagtattgtgttTTTCTAGATGACAAAGTAGGTACGTGATGAATAATCTGGTGTGAGAAAAATTCTGTTATAAAACAAATCTGTGAAAAATTACCTCCATCCTATCAAAATCCATTTCTGAAAGTAGAGATTTATTTCCTTCAATTAGCAGCATTTTTATCTTTTCAGCTCGACTCATCTGAAAAGAAATGAAAGGTTTCAATTGAAAGCACGAAATGAAGGTATGATAGATTGGGAGATTGAGTAAATTCtatttttgctcatagtaaacaTTGATTATGGTAACACTGTGTTGAActttgatttcaatattttggAATATTAAAGTGAAAGTTATGAAGGAAGAAACAAAATCAAATGTTCACTAACATAATAATGAAGCCTAACTTACTAAGTTGAGTCGCTGAACTACAAAACTGTAATGTAGAGATAAATAATGTAGAAAACCAACTTCTATAGCAAATGGATCgtgatatttatgaataaattcagATTGCAGGAATATAAATTTTACAAGGTACctgatatcataattattatcaaaatatggAGAGACttagaaagtttctcagaaggATAGAAAGTTTCAAGGATTCACTTAATGAGtatttttgtattcaaaattGAGTGTTAATGCTTGTAAGTCAACTAGCATAGAGAACCAATAACTCGTAGGCTATGTCTTGAATGCAACTTCCAGAACCTTGTAAGTCGATTTGTCATCCGTATAGAACCTTGTAAGTCTATACCGGATTTGAACtgcttatttataaataaattgatctaatatgaaaatagtAAAGTTAACTTACCAATGGAAtagttttattcttctttttttccatAGCAGAGATTCGATAGGACCTAAACTTGCCACAGAAGAAACCAAAAGAAAACAATGAGCTTCTAACCTCAAATACAACACAGCACTGCTAGACATACAAGCTCTTACTTCCTGCATCTGAACGATGAAGACTTACAAGTTATTTCAACTGCTCATAGAAAGCGCTACAGTCGACACAGACTTACAATGTTTTGATCACCTGTTAGAGCTCGAAAAGACGAATAAAATGATACCAAAAACCCATAATCCATAAAATTCAGACTTACAAGGTTTTACAAGTAAGCTATCGATATTATTGTCGACTCTTGATTTAaacagagtgtcccaccaaggaTGTAACAGCCgctgaccatagattctacacaACATTTCCGACAAAAAAGGATGAGTAAtcttttttcctatcgaccttagttttcgagatttattgatttttcaatattttcattatatgcctacttccggtcatttACTACTACTCATTCacaactcgaaaactactggtccaattttaatttcaagggtattgttggaaagaagaaaacatttcaaacaagtttAATGTAATTTCATTCGCTgatagatattttgtagttttttattagggcttaaacttgaaaaaattctattcttcaaattctaagtcaaatttcaaactgttttttctctatttttctccgggtaattatagtgtttcaatatttcaaaaacctcTCCATTCAATAAGCTTTTGAACGAGTATAAATTTGGAAATGATAGTttcatgataaagtgttcaaaactgctaatatctggaatgaatatcttcaaaatgaggaaattcacaaacaacatgcatcaagtggtgatcctaagggtgaaatcacctgatttctctctgacaatattcacaagtttTCATCAACATTTTAACATGCTACAATGACTTTATCAACATTGatatgactttttcaataacttgcatTATTTTCTGTACCATGAGGCAGAGGCGGggtgcacaccggagaaacgcatttcgtggagctcttttcatgaaacttgttacATGCTATCCGTCTCACTCGcgaaaaaacaaaagaaacgttccctgcttaa
This window contains:
- the LOC120351851 gene encoding uncharacterized protein LOC120351851 isoform X4; protein product: MDINSITAKKATNVLRRVVSDHSEVLSNEMMNTINTFMITVNVFDVRIAPFGCYTIKRENVKSAVSYCLAYIMFVVQVHTFLIK
- the LOC120351850 gene encoding uncharacterized protein LOC120351850 isoform X3, which produces MEKKKNKTIPLMSRAEKIKMLLIEGNKSLLSEMDFDRMEVLSTNGLLDSNPSDNDEEIMSNAVQHGSSISENEQFPIVSNQSITSTEIINNALTDKSLLSEMDFDRMEPAAIFSEGPL
- the LOC120351850 gene encoding uncharacterized protein LOC120351850 isoform X1, with amino-acid sequence MEKKKNKTIPLMSRAEKIKMLLIEGNKSLLSEMDFDRMEVLSTNGLLDSNPSDNDEEIMSNAVQHGSSISENEQFPIVSNQSITSTEIINNALTDKSLLSEMDFDRMESDDDFLQVADETVSLLVESTTAMEEQLCEEVTQTLDSDQHTVNNETFGRELICEEVIQLTDLEQQITFNQTNEGEFVCEEISEPNSLDQHTPSDQPHEEDAIGPKRLKKPNTSRWIRLSNQGKRKRGEEYHGVKKVSASWHYDVPTPAKQMEEHCNCSFSMKSGRINCNLFQEIERQNPFDQFWKEFGWDQRRTHIQDMVNSLPTKDLKNKQNEVSRREMSLVYNLKLDGRRLRVCNKMFLNTYSITDWVVLNWLKKETNKDPLTNIKKFH
- the LOC120351850 gene encoding uncharacterized protein LOC120351850 isoform X2 → MEKKKNKTIPLVLSTNGLLDSNPSDNDEEIMSNAVQHGSSISENEQFPIVSNQSITSTEIINNALTDKSLLSEMDFDRMESDDDFLQVADETVSLLVESTTAMEEQLCEEVTQTLDSDQHTVNNETFGRELICEEVIQLTDLEQQITFNQTNEGEFVCEEISEPNSLDQHTPSDQPHEEDAIGPKRLKKPNTSRWIRLSNQGKRKRGEEYHGVKKVSASWHYDVPTPAKQMEEHCNCSFSMKSGRINCNLFQEIERQNPFDQFWKEFGWDQRRTHIQDMVNSLPTKDLKNKQNEVSRREMSLVYNLKLDGRRLRVCNKMFLNTYSITDWVVLNWLKKETNKDPLTNIKKFH